A genomic stretch from Neodiprion fabricii isolate iyNeoFabr1 chromosome 3, iyNeoFabr1.1, whole genome shotgun sequence includes:
- the LOC124177546 gene encoding facilitated trehalose transporter Tret1-like isoform X1 yields MFRRLRKTKWLSRPTEILWYQWIGGIGSMLMMGVIGMLIGMLSPFLAVITSPNPSLFLTLDEASWVASLSSPARLVGAIFGSIGVHYLGGKRAMLIAGCPLLLAWVCLILADSAKWLYGTSFAHGLGIGIAFVSFPVYLGEVSSSATRGALVSFAVSGFPLGSLIGNILGTYLPKTTFGYIALAPTIVYIAIFLCVPESPHYFVRMGKLDEAERSISRYHPKVVVKEELEFLQTFTSESNSVTVGDRLRELTTPRNRKAGMMIMLLYFFMHFSGLNSVIYYMEIILKTSKVTAISPATVVIVANVLDSVGGWVSMSLVDRYGRKPMWITSTCGACVSMALTGVNFTLLANGYNSYGQQWVPIVCMISFRVFLFIGLIPMPSIFLSELIAPNLKSLTACLGNVFAGLVAFASTKSYQPLLDAFGEACVFYMYAVIMFLAFIFGFILPETKGKTLHEIQNM; encoded by the exons ATGTTCCGACGCCTGCGGAAGACGAAATGGCTGTCGCGACCGACGGAAATATTGTGGTACCAGTGGATCGGAGGAATAGGAT CGATGCTGATGATGGGTGTGATCGGCATGCTGATCGGGATGTTGTCCCCATTTCTGGCCGTGATCACCTCCCCGAACCCGTCACTCTTCCTCACCCTGGACGAGGCCTCCTGGGTGGCGTCGTTGTCTAGTCCGGCGCGTCTGGTGGGTGCGATTTTTGGCTCAATCGGCGTCCATTACCTCGGAGGTAAGAGGGCGATGCTTATCGCGGGATGCCCTTTGCTGCTGGCTTGGGTTTGCCTCATCCTGGCTGACTCGGCAAAATGGCTCTACGGGACCAGCTTCGCCCACGGGCTGGGCATAGGCATCGCGTTCGTCAGTTTTCCCGTCTACCTCGGCGAAGTGAGCAGCTCAGCGACCCGCGGCGCTTTGGTGTCCTTCGCCGTGAGCGGGTTTCCTCTGGGCTCGTTGATAGGCAACATCTTGGGCACCTATCTACCAAAAACCACGTTCGGCTACATAGCTTTGGCGCCGACAATCGTTTACATCGCCATCTTCCTATGCGTCCCCGAATCTCCTCACTACTTTGTCAGGATGGGTAAATTGGACGAAGCGGAGAGGTCAATAAGCCGGTACCACCCGAAGGTGGTCGTCAAAGAGGAGCTGGAGTTCTTACAGACATTTACCTCCGAATCGAATTCGGTAACGGTCGGAGACCGACTGAGGGAATTGACAACACCTCGAAACAGGAAGGCTGGAATGATGATTATGCTACTGTACTTCTTTATGCATTTCAGTGGTCTCAACTCCGTTATTTACTACATGGAAATTATTCTGAAAACAAGCAAGGTGACCGCGATTTCTCCCGCGACGGTTGTGATCGTGGCCAACGTCCTTGATTCCGTGGGCGGATGGGTGTCGATGTCTTTGGTCGATAGATATGGACGGAAGCCAATGTGGATAACTTCGACCTGCGGAGCTTGCGTATCCATGGCTTTAACTGGAGTAAATTTTACCCTTTTGGCCAACGGCTATAATTCCTACGGTCAGCAGTGGGTGCCGATAGTTTGCATGATCAGCTTCCGGGTGTTTCTATTCATCGGCCTCATTCCCATGCCGAGTATATTTCTGAGCGAGCTTATCGCgccgaatttgaaaagcttGACAGCATGTTTGGGCAATGTTTTCGCGGGGCTCGTCGCCTTTGCCTCGACGAAAAGTTATCAACCTTTGCTGGATGCCTTCGGCGAAGCTTGCGTATTCTACATGTATGCCGTTATCATGTTTCTAGCTTTTATTTTTGGCTTCATATTGCCTGAAACGAAGGGTAAGACCTTGCACGAGATTCAAAACATGTAA
- the LOC124177543 gene encoding facilitated trehalose transporter Tret1-like isoform X2, whose product MIFRLTSPFPNDTLWLQWIGGFAAMIMMFVVGLTIGWASPYLAQFSTEDSPFPASVDEVSWIASIFQLGRLPGAALGFIGNQYLGSKTTMIGNGCGLMLSWILVIAANSVAWLYVARFICGVAIESPYYLTSKSKMQDAEKSILKYNPKANISVEVETIKQFVATTSAVTFIDRLREFNIPRNRKAGLTVIILDLFAQFCGLNPIATYMETIVTRGMVTVVTPSIVPILANGLGIVAGLFMMYLADAVGRRRMWVCSSCGVCLAMTALGTHFYLLNDGLDPKHLQWIPIISMILFTICFNMGLNCIPAILLSELFGANIRTLAASISCAFAAVFAFTSVNSYQYLLELIDESYIYWMYAILMVVSAIFGVFLVPEMKGKTLKEIQDFMTEK is encoded by the exons ATGATCTTCCGTTTGACTTCTCCGTTTCCCAACGATACGTTGTGGCTGCAATGGATCGGAGGTTTCGCAG CCATGATAATGATGTTCGTAGTTGGCTTGACAATCGGGTGGGCTTCGCCTTACTTGGCTCAATTTTCGACTGAAGATTCTCCATTTCCTGCCTCAGTCGACGAGGTTTCTTGGATCGCGTCGATCTTCCAGCTCGGACGGTTGCCAGGAGCGGCCCTCGGTTTTATTGGCAACCAATACTTGGGCAGCAAAACTACAATGATCGGAAACGGCTGTGGACTAATGCTGTCCTGGATTCTAGTTATCGCAGCAAATTCTGTAGCCTGGCTTTATGTGGCAAGGTTCATTTGTGGGGTGGCCATCGAG TCTCCGTACTATCTGACAAGTAAGAGCAAAATGCAGGATGCGGAAAAGtcgatattaaaatacaaCCCAAAAGCAAATATCTCCGTTGAAGTCGAAACCATCAAGCAGTTTGTGGCCACAACAAGTGCCGTGACCTTCATCGATCGATTACGCGAGTTTAACATCCCTCGAAACCGGAAGGCTGGATTGACAGTTATCATCTTGGACTTGTTCGCACAATTCTGTGGACTAAACCCCATAGCGACTTACATGGAGACCATCGTAACGAGAGGTATGGTCACCGTCGTCACACCTTCCATTGTGCCCATTTTAGCAAACGGACTAGGAATCGTAGCTGGATTGTTTATGATGTATTTGGCTGATGCAGTCGGGAGAAGGAGGATGTGGGTCTGTTCGAGCTGCGGAGTTTGCCTAGCTATGACAGCGCTGGGCACACACTTTTACCTTTTGAACGATGGACTAGATCCCAAACATTTGCAATGGATACCGATAATCTCTatgattttattcacgatCTGTTTCAACATGGGGCTCAATTGCATTCCAGCCATTCTTCTCAGCGAGCTTTTCGGAGCAAACATCCGAACCTTAGCCGCCTCCATCTCCTGTGCATTTGCGGCTGTCTTTGCATTCACCTCGGTTAACAGTTACCAGTACCTGCTAGAACTTATCGATGAAAGTTACATCTACTGGATGTATGCAATCTTGATGGTTGTATCCGCAATCTTTGGAGTCTTTTTAGTCCCAGAGATGAAAGGAAAAACACTCAAGGAGATTCAAGATTTCATGACAGAGAAGTAA
- the LOC124177545 gene encoding facilitated trehalose transporter Tret1-like, which translates to MFRRLWKTKWLLRPTEILWYQWIGGIGSMLMLGVIGMLIGMLSPLLAQMTSPNPSLFLTLDEASWVASLSSLARLVGAIFGSIGVHYLGGKRAMLIAGCPLLLAWVCLILADSAKWLYGTSFAHGLGIGIAFVSFPVYLGEVSSSPTRGALVSFAVTGFPLGSLIGNILGTYLPKTTFGYIALAPTIVYIAIFLCVPESPHYFVRMGKLDQAERSISRYHPKVVVEEELQSLQKFTSESNSITAGDRLRELLTPRNRKAGVIILILYFFMHFSGLNSIIYYMEIILKTSKVTAITPATVVIVANVLDSVGGWVSMSLADSYGRKPMWIISACGACVSMLLTGVNFTLLANGYNSYEQQWVPIVCMISFRVFLFVGVFSLPSIFMSELIAPNVKGVVVCLANIVAGLVAFASTKSYQPLVDAFGEAFVFYLYAVIMLLASIFGMTLPETKGKTLQEIQNM; encoded by the exons ATGTTCCGACGCCTGTGGAAGACGAAATGGCTGTTGCGACCGACGGAAATATTGTGGTACCAGTGGATCGGAGGAATAGGAT CGATGCTGATGCTGGGTGTGATCGGGATGTTAATCGGGATGCTTTCGCCGCTTCTGGCCCAGATGACCTCCCCGAACCCGTCACTCTTCCTCACCCTGGACGAGGCCTCCTGGGTGGCGTCGTTGTCTAGTCTGGCGCGTCTGGTGGGTGCGATTTTTGGCTCAATCGGCGTCCACTACCTCGGGGGTAAGAGGGCGATGCTTATCGCGGGATGCCCTCTGCTGCTGGCTTGGGTTTGCCTCATCCTGGCTGACTCGGCAAAATGGCTCTACGGGACCAGCTTCGCCCACGGGCTGGGCATAGGGATCGCGTTCGTCAGTTTTCCGGTCTACCTCGGCGAAGTGAGCAGTTCACCGACCCGCGGCGCTTTGGTGTCCTTCGCCGTGACCGGGTTTCCTCTGGGCTCGTTGATAGGCAACATCTTGGGCACCTATCTACCAAAAACCACGTTCGGCTACATAGCTTTGGCGCCGACAATCGTTTACATCGCCATCTTCCTATGCGTCCCCGAATCTCCTCACTACTTTGTCAGGATGGGCAAATTGGACCAAGCCGAGAGGTCGATAAGCCGGTACCACCCGAAGGTGGTCGTCGAGGAGGAGCTGCAGTCCTTGCAGAAATTCACCTCCGAATCGAATTCGATAACGGCCGGGGACCGACTGCGGGAATTGTTAACACCACGAAACAGGAAGGCTGGAGTAATAATTCTGATACTGTACTTCTTCATGCACTTCAGTGGTCTCAATTCCATTATTTACTAcatggaaattattttgaaaacaagCAAGGTGACTGCGATAACTCCCGCGACGGTTGTGATCGTGGCCAACGTCCTTGATTCCGTGGGCGGATGGGTGTCGATGTCTTTGGCCGATAGTTACGGACGGAAGCCAATGTGGATAATCTCGGCTTGCGGAGCTTGCGTATCCATGCTTTTAACTGGAGTAAATTTTACTCTTTTGGCCAATGGCTATAATTCTTACGAACAGCAGTGGGTGCCGATTGTTTGTATGATCAGCTTCCGGGTGTTCCTATTCGTGGGTGTCTTCTCTCTTCCTAGTATATTTATGAGCGAGCTTATCGCACCGAATGTGAAGGGCGTGGTGGTTTGTTTAGCCAATATTGTTGCGGGGCTCGTCGCCTTTGCCTCAACGAAAAGTTATCAACCTTTGGTGGATGCCTTCGGCGAAGCTTTCGTGTTCTACTTGTATGCTGTTATCATGCTTTTAGCCTCTATTTTTGGCATGACGTTGCCTGAAACAAAGGGCAAGACCTTGCAGGAGATTCAGAACAtgtaa
- the LOC124177544 gene encoding facilitated trehalose transporter Tret1-like has protein sequence MVFGFSQSSLTGILWLQWIGGLAAMTMMFVIGLTMGWASPYLAQFSSGESPFPASAVECSWIVLIYQLGRPLGAVLGFLCNQYFGGKTTMISTGCGLLFSWILIIAANSVTWIYVARFISGAGAELVGISFPLYLGEISSPNLRGTMIAMTTNGLTLGLLAGNTMGANVSMRIFSCISLVPTAVFTITFALLPQSPYHLMSRNKVMDAEKAILKYNPKADISVEVDSIKRFVASSNKANFFSRLREFNILRNKKSGLMIIALNFFAQSSGVNIFTAYSEIIVTRGMVTVISPATMVIITTGVGVLAGFSMMNFSDKFGRRTIWVSSSCGLFVSMAVLGTHFYLLTDGFDSRSLQWLPIFSMKLFAVCYNLGLLSIPHILVGELFVANIRGLAALISCLSAAIFGFVSIEMYQLLSDFVDEGYVYWIYAILMLVSTIFGMLVIPDTKRMTLIEIQNSMMKK, from the exons ATGGTTTTTGGTTTTAGTCAATCGTCACTAACCGGCATTTTGTGGCTACAATGGATCGGAGGTCTTGCAG CTATGACAATGATGTTCGTGATTGGCTTGACAATGGGTTGGGCCTCACCGTACCTAGCTCAATTTTCGTCCGGCGAGTCCCCATTTCCCGCCTCTGCAGTCGAGTGCTCTTGGATCGTGTTGATTTATCAATTGGGACGTCCGCTAGGAGCGGTCCTCGGCTTTCTTTGTAACCAATACTTCGGCGGTAAGACGACGATGATCAGCACTGGCTGTGGACTGCTCTTCTCCTGGATCCTCATAATCGCAGCGAATTCTGTGACCTGGATTTACGTAGCCAGGTTCATTTCTGGGGCAGGAGCCGAGTTGGTTGGCATCAGCTTTCCGCTTTATCTCGGTGAAATTTCGAGTCCAAATTTGAGAGGTACTATGATAGCCATGACGACGAATGGTTTAACATTGGGACTTCTTGCCGGTAATACAATGGGCGCCAACGTATCGATGAGAATCTTTTCATGTATTAGTCTCGTACCAACCGCCGTTTTCACTATCACTTTCGCATTGTTACCTCAATCTCCATATCATCTCATGAGCAGAAACAAAGTGATGGACGCGGAAAAGGCCATACTGAAGTACAACCCAAAAGCAGATATCTCAGTGGAGGTGGATTCTATTAAGCGATTCGTCGCCTCGTCAAATAAAGCGAATTTTTTCAGTCGTCTCCGAGAGTTCAATATTCTTCGGAACAAGAAATCTGGATTGATGATAATAGCATTGAACTTCTTCGCTCAATCCTCTGGGGTGAACATTTTCACGGCTTACTCGGAGATCATCGTGACGAGAGGCATGGTCACCGTCATTTCACCTGCCACCATGGTAATTATAACGACCGGAGTCGGAGTTCTCGCTGGATtttcaatgatgaatttctcCGACAAATTTGGACGGAGAACGATATGGGTCTCCTCAAGCTGTGGACTTTTTGTATCCATGGCGGTGCTGGGAACTCACTTTTACCTTCTAACTGATGGGTTCGATTCACGCTCTTTACAATGGTTACCGATATTCTCCATGAAGTTATTTGCGGTTTGCTACAACTTGGGACTTCTTAGCATTCCGCATATTCTGGTCGGTGAGCTTTTTGTAGCGAACATTCGAGGTCTAGCTGCTCTGATATCTTGTTTATCTGCGGCtatttttggttttgtttcAATCGAAATGTACCAGTTGCTCTCAGATTTCGTCGACGAAGGTTACGTTTACTGGATATATGCAATCTTGATGCTCGTATCTACTATTTTTGGTATGTTGGTAATACCAGACACGAAACGGATGACGCTGATAGAAATTCAGAATAGTATGATGAAGAAGTGA
- the LOC124177543 gene encoding facilitated trehalose transporter Tret1-like isoform X1 produces MIFRLTSPFPNDTLWLQWIGGFAAMIMMFVVGLTIGWASPYLAQFSTEDSPFPASVDEVSWIASIFQLGRLPGAALGFIGNQYLGSKTTMIGNGCGLMLSWILVIAANSVAWLYVARFICGVAIEVASISFPLYLGDISSSNIRGALIAMTLNGLSLGILTGNIMGAYISMRIFACISLVPTISFVLIFISIPQSPYYLTSKSKMQDAEKSILKYNPKANISVEVETIKQFVATTSAVTFIDRLREFNIPRNRKAGLTVIILDLFAQFCGLNPIATYMETIVTRGMVTVVTPSIVPILANGLGIVAGLFMMYLADAVGRRRMWVCSSCGVCLAMTALGTHFYLLNDGLDPKHLQWIPIISMILFTICFNMGLNCIPAILLSELFGANIRTLAASISCAFAAVFAFTSVNSYQYLLELIDESYIYWMYAILMVVSAIFGVFLVPEMKGKTLKEIQDFMTEK; encoded by the exons ATGATCTTCCGTTTGACTTCTCCGTTTCCCAACGATACGTTGTGGCTGCAATGGATCGGAGGTTTCGCAG CCATGATAATGATGTTCGTAGTTGGCTTGACAATCGGGTGGGCTTCGCCTTACTTGGCTCAATTTTCGACTGAAGATTCTCCATTTCCTGCCTCAGTCGACGAGGTTTCTTGGATCGCGTCGATCTTCCAGCTCGGACGGTTGCCAGGAGCGGCCCTCGGTTTTATTGGCAACCAATACTTGGGCAGCAAAACTACAATGATCGGAAACGGCTGTGGACTAATGCTGTCCTGGATTCTAGTTATCGCAGCAAATTCTGTAGCCTGGCTTTATGTGGCAAGGTTCATTTGTGGGGTGGCCATCGAGGTAGCTAGCATCAGTTTTCCTTTATACCTTGGAGATATTTCAAGCTCGAATATCCGCGGTGCATTAATAGCTATGACGCTGAATGGTTTATCCTTGGGGATTCTGACCGGTAACATAATGGGTGCTTACATCTCGATGAGAATCTTCGCGTGTATAAGCCTCGTGCCAACAATCTCATTCGTTCTAATTTTCATATCGATACCTCAGTCTCCGTACTATCTGACAAGTAAGAGCAAAATGCAGGATGCGGAAAAGtcgatattaaaatacaaCCCAAAAGCAAATATCTCCGTTGAAGTCGAAACCATCAAGCAGTTTGTGGCCACAACAAGTGCCGTGACCTTCATCGATCGATTACGCGAGTTTAACATCCCTCGAAACCGGAAGGCTGGATTGACAGTTATCATCTTGGACTTGTTCGCACAATTCTGTGGACTAAACCCCATAGCGACTTACATGGAGACCATCGTAACGAGAGGTATGGTCACCGTCGTCACACCTTCCATTGTGCCCATTTTAGCAAACGGACTAGGAATCGTAGCTGGATTGTTTATGATGTATTTGGCTGATGCAGTCGGGAGAAGGAGGATGTGGGTCTGTTCGAGCTGCGGAGTTTGCCTAGCTATGACAGCGCTGGGCACACACTTTTACCTTTTGAACGATGGACTAGATCCCAAACATTTGCAATGGATACCGATAATCTCTatgattttattcacgatCTGTTTCAACATGGGGCTCAATTGCATTCCAGCCATTCTTCTCAGCGAGCTTTTCGGAGCAAACATCCGAACCTTAGCCGCCTCCATCTCCTGTGCATTTGCGGCTGTCTTTGCATTCACCTCGGTTAACAGTTACCAGTACCTGCTAGAACTTATCGATGAAAGTTACATCTACTGGATGTATGCAATCTTGATGGTTGTATCCGCAATCTTTGGAGTCTTTTTAGTCCCAGAGATGAAAGGAAAAACACTCAAGGAGATTCAAGATTTCATGACAGAGAAGTAA